The following are from one region of the Heliangelus exortis chromosome 2, bHelExo1.hap1, whole genome shotgun sequence genome:
- the LOC139792922 gene encoding uncharacterized protein, translating to MGVGREGEKGGRRGANKRGGTERAPRSLPSSPAPCGHEPLQLPAVPPLPSPVRGGGGGGGGKAKEGEENNSSRRGFPASRTAKVPPPAAAAAAAAAPSTPRPAPRKPPSRTSASTARGPAGPSAAQAAGTAAAVCFPRQPARRDEPPAAPPSRGEQPSRLLALRLPAAPTCRSGPAPPPPPAPPPRCRAAAPTPAAPPARPSPVRPGPPAESRRRWGRDGAELGGRGAAPQGLGTAPRSRWAPVQLAGLEEHRHRGAEPQELSGWLEEGRLERAQTCREGPKVEGGICEIWEQWEKTYLRCFSQPVKLVHALKRSNRIRPDINCKINCKIDSSNL from the exons atgggggtggggagggaaggagagaagggaggaaggagaggggcgAATAAAAGGGGAGGCACCGAGCGAGCCCCGCGCTCGCTCCCTTCCTCACCCGCACCCTGCGGCCACGAACCGCTGCAGCTGCCGGCggtgccccccctcccctcgcCTGTGC gaggaggaggtggaggaggaggagggaaggcaaaggaaggagaagaaaataacagcTCCCGACGCGGCTTCCCCGCTTCCCGCACAGCTAAGGTTCCCCCCCCGGCCgcggcagcagcggcggcggcagcccccagcaccccccggCCAGCCCCCCGCAAACCCCCGTCCCGCACATCTGCCTCTACAGCAAGGGGCCCCGCCGGACCCTCCGCGGCCCAGGCTGCGGGGACCGCCGCCGCCGTGTGCTTCCCGCGGCAGCCCGCTCGCCGAGACGAGCCGCCGGCCGCACCTCCCTCCAGAGGCGAACAGCCCTCCCGGCTACTCGCCCTCCGCCTCCCGGCAGCCCCCACCTGCCGGTCCGGTCCGGCCCCGCCACCGCCCCCCGCTCCACCCCCGCGGTGCCGGGCGGCCGCACCTACTCCCGCCGCGCcgccggcccggcccagcccggtccggcccggccccccTGCAGAGAGCCGCCGCCGCTGGGGGCGGGACGGGGCGGAGCTGGGAGGGCGCGGGGCGGCCCCGCAAGGCCTCGGCACCGCCCCAAGGTCGCGCTGGGCGCCGGTGCAG ctggctgggctggaggagcaccGGCACCGGGGGGCCGAACCGCAGGAGCTGTCTGGGTGGCTTGAAGAGGGAAGGCTGGAGCGAGCACAGACCTGCAGGGAAGGACCGAAAGTCGAAGGGGGCATTTGTGAGAtctgggagcagtgggagaaGACATACCTGCGTTGCTTCAGTCAGCCTGTCAAATTAGTACATGCTTTAAAACGTAGTAACCGGATTAGACCTGACATTAATTGTAAAATTAATTGCAAGATAGACAGCTCAAATTTGTGA